In Anopheles arabiensis isolate DONGOLA chromosome 2, AaraD3, whole genome shotgun sequence, the genomic window TATTCAAGCCAGCGTGTACAGCCTAACCAGCTGCCTAAATAGCAACGTTTTTTCCTTCGATCCAACGGACCAACAACGGCACAGGTTCGCACAGAACGCCACAAAACACGAGCATAAACAAactcgttcgctcgctcgctcgctaaACAGGTCACTCGCAACGACACGTTGGCCACAGAAGCTGCCAGTCCCCGGGGGCGTGGAAAGGATTTTAAAATTTGGGACACACCGTGACAGGGGTTTTGTGGATTAAACGGGAATGCccctgtctgtgtgtgtatgtgtacgtaCCCTACAGAAGAGCTTTTTAGAGTCTTAGCTCGGTagtgttttcctttcgttcgaacaaaactaaacatgtCGTAATACCACCGGAACAGCATACCCTTTTTCCCCCTGCCTAGCCGGTGTGTGGTAGAGGGCGATAGTGCACGACAAGcccggtcacacacacacacacacggagagcATGAGTgcatgaactttaaacaggaTTATCTCCTGTTTGGTGAAGCGTGGGTATAAGGAGCCATTTCAATTATCCAAACATGCCTCCGCACCGGAAGAAGGGAAGCAAGAGAtctcttgtgtgtgtttgtatgcggTTGAAATTGAATATTAGCGTAAAGACCGGCATTGTTAAAGAAGCTATTGTAAACTGTTCTTCTCTTACGCTTCGAAAACTGACCCAACCTCCCTAAACTGAACCCTTTCAACTGGCTTTATTGGTGTTTTtgcatgtgtgagtgttgttCTGTCCTTTCCACTATCCAGTCTCGTTTTGGGGCTTGAGACAGCCAACcccacccccaaaaaaaaaggaaagaaaataaactttATTGATTTAATAATTCCATTTCTCCCTCCCCGTTcgtcttttgcttcttcctttCTCGTACGACTTTTGCGCCTTGGTAACGGCCGCCTCCTTCGCATGGCCCGATCGATTTCTCGAGCGTCAGACTGAACACGTCCCCTCCATccccttttgtgtttgttacCCACCCCCTTACCTTGTTTTCACAATCCAGCGGGTGCTTCGATGTCGGTAGCGGTTTTGCTTTTCCCCCCCTTTTACACTAACTTTTCTCTACATACAGTTTCTCTATACAGAGCGCTACACTACTTTTCCCTTGCACCCTTGAAAGGAACAGCTGAGAAGTTACCGGAACGTAATAGTGCCACTtaacacactacacacacacacacacttacggGGGGAAAAAGGCTGCACTAGAAACGGCCGGAAGTGGAAATAACGGGGAAAAGGCTTATTaaatctcttttttctttttcgctcactcactcactacaacactacacacacatacacacttcaTTTGCTCATTCACACTCACTCGGCACACTTTGATTGATTTGTGCTTGACGGTGCTCTCTGCACACCTTTTGCAtacgcggtttttttttctattgcgAACGCAGGGAAAATTGGCCGATGCACTTCGGTCGCTTCGTTCCGTTCTACTGCGCTCGTTCGGCGGCTGCCTTCCTCGCCCGGTTTTGCAATCGatggtgtgttttctttcgcgACTGGGTGCACTTTTCCGAACACGAACGCTCTATCCCGTTCAAGCCTTGCTCTGGTAGACAGGCAACTACTAAAACAAGCCTCCGTGAGGGTTTCCCCTTCTGACTCAACTGAAAGCAGCACCACTTCTATCGGTTCACGGGAGGATTGTAGGGTCGGCGGGTGCTGTCGTCTCGGCGCAGTACCGGCGCCACCCAAAACCCTATGATTAGGTCGAACTCGGAGGGGTTGAGTACACTTCcagccagacacacacacacacagccacagtgCCACCGTTTGCCGAAAGGGTGCTGCCGGTTGCGCGCGATTTCCTTCGCTCCGAGCAGCAAGAGCCTTACTACTACACTAACTGGCGGGTGGATTGACGGTCGCTGCTGCCATCCAGCCCCAAAATAAGAGAAATTATGTGCAAGAATATTATTGCTCTGCTCGTTCCAAATTGCCCACCCCTCCTTGCTGTGTACACTTGTCGGGATTGCCTACTTTGCGGCCCGCTCTTCTCAATCCTTTCACGACACTAGAGGTGGGGTTTTGACATTTGTACTTCACGCCTGCTTCGTGGACGATGTATAATTACACTCGCGAGGAgagccaacacacacatacacacacacatacacacggtcGGTTCGGTATGACACAGATTCTCCTCCCAGGGCGGATGAGATGTTGTTCCCTCACCCGTTGCATCAGCAGTAGCACCAGCCGCAAAAGAAACCTTCCCAATTGGTAACACAGCGGGGAAATGGGGTGGAACGGGTTTTGCGAGGTGGTGACTGCAGCCACAACACTTTCCTTTCTACCCTTACCTGGTACCTCTCGctactgtgctgctgctgctgctgtcgcgtACCGTCGTCACAAAGTAATCGATATAGCGCGCTGTTTGACGGACGGCACCGCAGAACCCcacgtacacgcacacacatacacacaaacactcttcAATCGTCACGCACAGGCCGAAATCACGGCAACCATCGTCGGTTGCTGGTATCACTGCCTTGCACACTGCCCAGCACGCACCGCACGTTCCGCCCTAATGCTAATCTTTGCGCGAACCCAAAGTGCGACACAAAgcacaagcaacaacaaaaacaaccccccAATGTCGCACGAAAAGagcgtgagcgtgtgtgtgtgtgcttcgtatgtgtgtttggtggtggtggcctaCCTTCCTTCACTGCACCGAAGAACACTTACCGCAGCTGTGAACACTCTCTGTACGCACCAAAGCTTACGAGCGCCGCgcgcactgtgtgtgtttgctgcgtgtgtttcttatttgtttgttgaaaCAATTTTCGATCGGTATTTGTTGCCTACATTTTCGTTTTTCCGCTTGCGATGAACGggcgagaaggaaaaaaacgtaaacaactgTGTCTACAAAGCGACCGCTACAGTGGCGTCTACACGTGTGGTGTCATTTTGACAGCATAGGCTGCAGCGGCAGTAGTGGTGCACTGCGTTCAAACTGACAGCATGGTGGCAACGGGTTTGtgcaaaatgggaaaaatgtgcTCTTGAAAACAGTTTCTTCCGTATTTCGGCATCTTATTCTCAATAATTGACTTTTtctttggaaaaaaaatagaattctTTTGGCAGAAGTTTTTAAGTAGCTGAAAAAAGTTCAAGATTACATTAAAGTAGAGAGACATAATAATAGATACGGGAGAGCGACAGATTATGGGATCAAGGAAAGAAGACGAGTCAGGCAACGTACGAACGAACATGAAATCTGTCTTGGTTGCTCGCAACAATATTGGTTTAGCTGGAACCATTAACAGATAACTAATACAtattaattgaataaattaaatttgtaataaaaattgaacCGGTCTCACGGTGCAATCGTCAAcacgcacgacttaacaacatgtccgtcatgggttcaaaccccgaatggaccgtgccctcATACGGAGGACTAACTAAGCCCATAAGTGGAACGAGCAGGCTTTGactgacaacggttgttgtgccaaagaagaagaagaagaagaagaagaagaagaagttataaaaattattaaaaatgtgtgACAATCACGACAGAACCTAGGCAAATAATTTCctctcaaatttaagtagaAACATTTTATTCTGGTGCATTCTATTTCATTATAAAGTACCGAGCCTTTTAACCGACTGTCTGAATATCTGTGTTGTTCAAAAATCCCTAGGAGGAGATATGAAAAACGATCCGTTGACAGATATCCTTACGAAAACCAAACTAAAAATCatagatttttttcaaaaacaatgtcAAAAAAACTTGgaatttaataaacatttcTATGAGTATGGGTAAACGGCATTCCACTGAATTTTATACATGAAGTTATCTTTTTCAGACTCACAAATTctgttcattttttaaatttctcttCTCCTTCAACTTGTAGATCCGTGTAGACAGTGCTGCAGTACAACCCGTTCCCTCTACTGTACTGACAGCATCCTCCCCGATTCTACCTGTCACCATAACTGACAGTTTGGtttctgttttggttttttccaCTCGCTGTCAAAGGAAAATATCTGGCCGCAGCAAAATCGCACCGTGTCTGCGTAcggaaaaatcgaaagcaaaaatGAGCCTATTCCTGCGTTCCGTGGCGAGAGCTGGTGCTACGCAATGGTAAGCTACTGCCGAAAGTGCCAAAACACAAACTGCCTTGTGTTGATTGCAGACATCAACAAGTTCCCTTGATGCCACTTGCTCCTCCCGGCTGGATGAATGGTTGTGTAATCGAAATTGTTTTGTGGGAACTGATatcctttttctcttcccctCCCTCAAGGATGCGTGCATCACTCTCGACGTCATCGATCGCGTTCAAGGATCCGAAGGCACAAAAGGAAGCCCCGATACTGGACGCAAGCGTTGTTCTCGCCGATGCAGAGGAGCGTGCCCGTGACCACCTTCCCACGATCACGGTGCCGACCAAGGTTAGTTGTTGATTATTGTATGGTGCAAAGAGGTAAAGCGAATTCTCAATAAAACACATGTTTGCCTTCGCTTTCAGGTCGATATTAGCCCCATTACTGGCGTGCCGGAGGAGCACGTGAAGGAGCGCCGGGTGCGCATCTTCATGCCGGCCAAGAACGCGATGCAAAGCGGAACGGACAACATCCACCACTGGAGCATCGAGTTCGATAACCGCGAGCGCTGGGAGAACCCACTGATGGGATGGTCCTCAACGTGAGTGTTTGCGTTTGCGGGGGACGTTACGAAAGTgcattttgttgtaattttcaCCTTTCACCACATTCTAGCGGTGATCCATTGTCGAACATGCGCGTCGACTTCACCAGCGCCGACGAGGCGATCGCCCACTGCGAAAAGAACGGCTGGAGATGGTTCGTGGACAAGCAGGAGGTGCAGAAGAAGCCGCGCGTCAAGAACTACGGCATCAACTTTAGCTGGAACAAGCGCACCCGCGTGTCGACCAAGTGAGAAGGTGttttaaagaagaagaagaagaagaagcgtgGACATCAAACAAACCGGTGCCGTTGTTAGCTATCGTTGTAAATAAGAGACACCTCCTTAAAATTCGTGTCAATGAACTAACGTGTTTTCTCCATCCTAGTATGCCGGTCGTTTCTTTCCCCTTCTTCAAAGCCTTCTTTTCGGTTTGGGAATGAAATATTCCCTTCCTCGTCAAGTTTATTCAAGTTCATCAAAGCTTACGGGCTAAAACGGTTCAACGGTTTAATTCAATCAGGCACTGTGCGCCATTGAGTTCAACTTTAAGCTGATTTCACGATCGCcgcatacaacaacaaaaaaagtccaACTAACGGTTACTTTAATTCAAAATGCTTCTACTAAAATGGACGGAAAAaagtaccaaaaaaaaggcgCTTGAGGTAACCACCAAATAATCCTAATAATTCTTCGAATATCCCGATGGACCACCATCCATCTGTAGCTGTTCCAGCTGTAGCTGCTTTCGGATCGCCCCGAGCTGCGTCAACACACGCGTTGATCCCTTTTCATTCACTTTGGTCCGTTCAACGGCGGGTAcctgtttgaaaaatgaaaagctGTTGTTTAAGAGTTCCTTTTCTACCCTTTTTCCTTCACTCTTTCGTACCTCCCATTTCTTCTCCATCAGCTTCAGGGCGTCACTTTTCAGATTGTCCGGTCGATCACTTACGTACACTTTCGGGGGCGAAAGCGATGGAAGCAGTGGTCCGGTTTTGTTCCCCTTCGCACGATCATTGCTGTGCTGCTCCTGCTCACGATGATTATGgtggtgttgatgatgatgggaagaatgatgatgatgatggtaatcGTTGTGCTGTTGCCCATTACTGTTGCCCTTTCTACCATTGCCACGCTTCATCCAAAGCGTGTTGTAGTGTCGCACGTACTTGGCAATCCGGTCATCCATCAGATCGTCCCCGACGGTGGCGGACGAAGTTTCCCCGTCCCCATCGGACAGCGGTGGGCTGTCGGGCGGAGCGTATCGGGACGGCCTTCCCGCCCCTCCCGATCGCAGCTTATTGTCCACAAACACCTCCCCGTTGCGAATGTTCACGGTGAAGACCGGTTCCGGTGGCTTCTTGCTCGGATGGAACAGCGAATCCTTGTCGATGTTGAGCGAGAACGGTGGCTTGCGGTAGTTGTTGCGCACAATCACCGGATTCAGCACGTCCAGGTCGCCGTGCTCGTTGTCACTCTCGTGATACTGGATGTCGATCACCTTGAAGGGGTTCTTCTGCGACGGTGAAacggtagcggtggtggtggtgttggccACCGCCCGATGTACCTGCACATCATCGTCGTCCGTTTCGAGTGGGGCGCGATGATGCCGCCGCTCCGTGTGATGATACTGCTGCTTCTTCGGATGGTAGAGGAAGTTTTTGTTCTGTTGGTCCGCCTCCGTCGACAGTGTGCAGACGGCACACAGCGATGCTCCCTTCGTTCCATTCATCGCTCGCTTCATTGTCCGTTCGCATCTTATGCAGCGACTATTGGCGTCCTCTCCCCGCTTGCCACCATTGTACGCCTCCGGTCGTTTACACTTGGCGCAATGCTGCCGGCGCTTGCTGTGCTTCCCCAGCGCTGGCTGCAATGGAAGACGCGACCGATCACCGTCCGCCCGGCAGCTCTTACAGTACTGGAACCGATGATCCTCCaccgctcctcctcctcctcccaccATCACCGACGTGTCGGCCGTCGTTTCGCTGGAAGATTCATAGTCCTCCTGCTCGGTGGACAGGGCGAGCGCGTTCGTAGAGACGGCTGGCGCAACCGACACGAACGGATGCAGATGGGTGGTGGGTTGCtgtttttcctgctgctgggtGGCCGAGTTGCTTATGTACCGCTGGTACGCCGCCTTTGTCCGCTCGTCGCCGGAAGAGAAGGCCCCGCCGTTCGGTTGCGGAACGGTTGGCTTGGTCTCGGAGGAAGCAGCCGCCGCGGCGGCTTTACCGCCATTTTCCGAAAATGCTTTCCGCTGGCCATCGTACGGGTTGAAGACTTTGTGATCGTTCTCCAGGTTCGCGAGCAGCTGCAGCCGGCGGATGTGGTTCTGCTCGTTGGCGATGCGGATCTTCTCGCTGCGCAGCCGCTCGTGCTCGAGCTGCTCCTCTAGCTGCATCGTTTTCAGCTGTTGCTCTAGTCGGCTTTAATGGGTTTAATTCatagattaaaaaaagaaaggaattcGAGAGTTTTGTAGAGTAAAAAACCGGTacgaaatggaacaaaaagaGTAATTTTGCGTGACGGAATTTTGGCCCTAATAGGCTCGTGCCAATTACAATGAGATAAGAACGATTTTTGAGGTCAttattttagcaaaaaaaaaaaaaacaatttaagaaCCGTCTCTTCTAAAAAAGGCTCCATTATTAAGCTTTCCTTTTAAGCTAAATGCCCCACTCCGTGATCGAATGTAATTATCCCCAAATGTAACATAACCTATTGCCCTAatcgttgtgtgcgtgtggaagCTTTTCAAAAAAATGTCCAATTATGCCCGCCACTCCTCCCCTCCTTCGGTTCCCGCCTCTCTCTATACCTGGTCAGCATTTCCTCTTCGAGCTTTTCCTTCTCGCGCAACCGTTCGACCTCTTTGCGCTTTTCCTCGATCTGCTTGATGAGCTCCTTCTGGTATTCCAGCTTACGGCGGCTTTCCTCCTGTTGGATAGTGGGATCCCATTGGTTTTGTGAATATGTGAAGGAAAAAGACAGTTTGAATTAGTTTCAAATTAAgcagaaaaacaaagcaaacaagtaTCAAATTCCGCCACGAATGCTTGTTAAGAGAAAAGACGTAAAATAGTCCAAAATTTTGTTTCGTATTCAAAATAAGTAATTCTCCCCCCGACCCATATACGTACATCGGCCAACATCCTGTTCCTGCGATCGATAGTGTCTGTGTTAAGAATGGTAGGCAGATCAGTATGGGCTAAATCTTGGATCAACTTCTCACGCGGGCTACCTTTGCGGTAGTTGGAGTTCCCCTCCGCCACCAGTGACTTGCCAAAGCGGACCTGTGGTTGACCAgtggcaccaccaccagggcCAGTGCCAGCACCAGCCGGCGGGCTTGTAGGAGCGTTGCCAGTTCCCTTCTCATTGGTTGCTTCCGTTCCGCCGGGTGATTTGCCCGTGCCGTACTTCTGCATGTACTGCTGGTGTTTCGTCGTCACTTCCGGGATCTACAACAGTGTGGAAAAGTGTGTTAATTGATTGATCATGAGTAAACATAAAAGCGGGTGTATTTTTCCTAAAATTTGTGCCCGTacgagaaagaaggaaagaaagggaattgctttacaaaattaaactaaaactaaGTGGGAGGTTTGTGACCTCGTGTGACTTTACAACACTAATATTTACTACGAAATTTGCACCGTATGTGCCTCTCTAAAGTAAGGTGATGATAGAGCGCGAGGCCGAAGTAAAAAGAACCAGAGGATAGTTTACCGCGTTAGCAatgaaatttacatttttcaaatacTCTTGATACTCCTGCTGGCGCGTACGGGACAGgaccgttttcttttccttctgctTTTTGTTGAAACTCGGAAAGTACGAAAAGAACGTATCCGAGACCCACTGTTCCATCTCATCCTGCAAatgaaagaagagagagaaagagagagagagagagagagagagagagagagagagagagagagagagagagagagagagagagagagagagagagagggtttATTAAACTATATTATTGGAAGGGAAATTCATTAGAGGTTGGTTGTTGCACGCACAATCGGGAATCGGAATGGCGTTTTAACGTCCTGTCGGTGTGCGTTTCATTCCCTGAAATAGGTCGTGGTTCGGTAGAAACGGAATCAGATATTTATAGATGAATGTAGCGGTACGATTATCATTTGCATAACCATTTTGGTGGCTGACGCGCCACGTGCATTCACTTGAGCGCCCAGTACGATATTGATCCAAGTAAGAACATGTTTTGTACGTCAATGATTGCCCTTTAAGGAAGCCCAGAAAAGGGCATAAAAAACCATTGTTGCCTTTGTGAAGTCATTTTCTAGTAATATTAAAGAGAAAAGCTTCCTTTCTAGCTTGTACTGTCTGCCATTGCACACCTTTAAAGGCTACCTAAACACTGCGCGGCGTTCAATGCTATCGTCGGCAAGGATCTACTAAACGGAAGGTAAACACATTGCACAAGTTGAAAGCCAGCCACTCTcataaacatttcatttccacgCCACACGGCAGCGAAAGTTTCAATTTACATTCCtcacaagtgtgtgtgtctgtctgcaTTGTATGTTGCCGTATTTTCATAATGATCATGTAAAACTATCCATTGCGACCACACTAGGTAGCTTTTAGTCGCCAGCTTTCCCGCAGGATGTCCCCCGTACCTTTGGGACGTGGCGTTAAACGTTTCCATGTATCACTTGTGTtccattctttctttttttgtttgtttttagtatCAATGTAGGGCTCAGGCAAAAAGGCTTGTCTGCACAGGAAATTGCAAAACTAGCGACTACCGGAAAAGCGGCATCGCATCATCTCAACGGGCAACCAAAGCCCAACAAACATCCAGTGGCACAATGAACcccgtctctctctcccggGTTTGTTAGATaatggaattgtttttttacaattacAACTGATGTTGTAATTTAAAAAGTTGTAAAGTTTATCAACCCCGCGTGAAAGGTAAGACGCAGCGTTAGCACTCATGAGGTAAGCGGTCCGCTTTAGCCAACCACGAGCTATCCTAAGCTGGGAGCTTTTATACCTTCTGTCCCCCATCACCCATCGGTC contains:
- the LOC120895168 gene encoding NADH dehydrogenase [ubiquinone] iron-sulfur protein 4, mitochondrial, which gives rise to MSLFLRSVARAGATQWMRASLSTSSIAFKDPKAQKEAPILDASVVLADAEERARDHLPTITVPTKVDISPITGVPEEHVKERRVRIFMPAKNAMQSGTDNIHHWSIEFDNRERWENPLMGWSSTGDPLSNMRVDFTSADEAIAHCEKNGWRWFVDKQEVQKKPRVKNYGINFSWNKRTRVSTK
- the LOC120895167 gene encoding uncharacterized protein LOC120895167 isoform X1, whose protein sequence is MSYTEYSKELEAFIAKQRQLLELDKERIQRIKQEDPHTQHTPSRAEELQKDDHSLEEIASDNCPANDKLSKEKVNSQLSKKTATVPEVEAGPSGKAPPKRNVPSTSSIDSWTNMDHRARNVVAAPTTPTDAAPSPPPATVLSAARAKQMSPQQDEMEQWVSDTFFSYFPSFNKKQKEKKTVLSRTRQQEYQEYLKNVNFIANAIPEVTTKHQQYMQKYGTGKSPGGTEATNEKGTGNAPTSPPAGAGTGPGGGATGQPQVRFGKSLVAEGNSNYRKGSPREKLIQDLAHTDLPTILNTDTIDRRNRMLADEESRRKLEYQKELIKQIEEKRKEVERLREKEKLEEEMLTSRLEQQLKTMQLEEQLEHERLRSEKIRIANEQNHIRRLQLLANLENDHKVFNPYDGQRKAFSENGGKAAAAAASSETKPTVPQPNGGAFSSGDERTKAAYQRYISNSATQQQEKQQPTTHLHPFVSVAPAVSTNALALSTEQEDYESSSETTADTSVMVGGGGGAVEDHRFQYCKSCRADGDRSRLPLQPALGKHSKRRQHCAKCKRPEAYNGGKRGEDANSRCIRCERTMKRAMNGTKGASLCAVCTLSTEADQQNKNFLYHPKKQQYHHTERRHHRAPLETDDDDVQVHRAVANTTTTATVSPSQKNPFKVIDIQYHESDNEHGDLDVLNPVIVRNNYRKPPFSLNIDKDSLFHPSKKPPEPVFTVNIRNGEVFVDNKLRSGGAGRPSRYAPPDSPPLSDGDGETSSATVGDDLMDDRIAKYVRHYNTLWMKRGNGRKGNSNGQQHNDYHHHHHSSHHHQHHHNHREQEQHSNDRAKGNKTGPLLPSLSPPKVYVSDRPDNLKSDALKLMEKKWEVPAVERTKVNEKGSTRVLTQLGAIRKQLQLEQLQMDGGPSGYSKNY
- the LOC120895167 gene encoding uncharacterized protein LOC120895167 isoform X2; this encodes MSYTEYSKELEAFIAKQRQLLELDKERIQRIKQEDPHTQHTPSRAEELQKDDHSLEEIASDNCPANDKLSKEKVNSQLSKKTATVPEVEAGPSGKAPPKRNVPSTSSIDSWTNMDHRARNVVAAPTTPTDAAPSPPPATVLSAARAKQMSPQQDEMEQWVSDTFFSYFPSFNKKQKEKKTVLSRTRQQEYQEYLKNIPEVTTKHQQYMQKYGTGKSPGGTEATNEKGTGNAPTSPPAGAGTGPGGGATGQPQVRFGKSLVAEGNSNYRKGSPREKLIQDLAHTDLPTILNTDTIDRRNRMLADEESRRKLEYQKELIKQIEEKRKEVERLREKEKLEEEMLTSRLEQQLKTMQLEEQLEHERLRSEKIRIANEQNHIRRLQLLANLENDHKVFNPYDGQRKAFSENGGKAAAAAASSETKPTVPQPNGGAFSSGDERTKAAYQRYISNSATQQQEKQQPTTHLHPFVSVAPAVSTNALALSTEQEDYESSSETTADTSVMVGGGGGAVEDHRFQYCKSCRADGDRSRLPLQPALGKHSKRRQHCAKCKRPEAYNGGKRGEDANSRCIRCERTMKRAMNGTKGASLCAVCTLSTEADQQNKNFLYHPKKQQYHHTERRHHRAPLETDDDDVQVHRAVANTTTTATVSPSQKNPFKVIDIQYHESDNEHGDLDVLNPVIVRNNYRKPPFSLNIDKDSLFHPSKKPPEPVFTVNIRNGEVFVDNKLRSGGAGRPSRYAPPDSPPLSDGDGETSSATVGDDLMDDRIAKYVRHYNTLWMKRGNGRKGNSNGQQHNDYHHHHHSSHHHQHHHNHREQEQHSNDRAKGNKTGPLLPSLSPPKVYVSDRPDNLKSDALKLMEKKWEVPAVERTKVNEKGSTRVLTQLGAIRKQLQLEQLQMDGGPSGYSKNY
- the LOC120895167 gene encoding uncharacterized protein LOC120895167 isoform X4 gives rise to the protein MEQWVSDTFFSYFPSFNKKQKEKKTVLSRTRQQEYQEYLKNVNFIANAIPEVTTKHQQYMQKYGTGKSPGGTEATNEKGTGNAPTSPPAGAGTGPGGGATGQPQVRFGKSLVAEGNSNYRKGSPREKLIQDLAHTDLPTILNTDTIDRRNRMLADEESRRKLEYQKELIKQIEEKRKEVERLREKEKLEEEMLTSRLEQQLKTMQLEEQLEHERLRSEKIRIANEQNHIRRLQLLANLENDHKVFNPYDGQRKAFSENGGKAAAAAASSETKPTVPQPNGGAFSSGDERTKAAYQRYISNSATQQQEKQQPTTHLHPFVSVAPAVSTNALALSTEQEDYESSSETTADTSVMVGGGGGAVEDHRFQYCKSCRADGDRSRLPLQPALGKHSKRRQHCAKCKRPEAYNGGKRGEDANSRCIRCERTMKRAMNGTKGASLCAVCTLSTEADQQNKNFLYHPKKQQYHHTERRHHRAPLETDDDDVQVHRAVANTTTTATVSPSQKNPFKVIDIQYHESDNEHGDLDVLNPVIVRNNYRKPPFSLNIDKDSLFHPSKKPPEPVFTVNIRNGEVFVDNKLRSGGAGRPSRYAPPDSPPLSDGDGETSSATVGDDLMDDRIAKYVRHYNTLWMKRGNGRKGNSNGQQHNDYHHHHHSSHHHQHHHNHREQEQHSNDRAKGNKTGPLLPSLSPPKVYVSDRPDNLKSDALKLMEKKWEVPAVERTKVNEKGSTRVLTQLGAIRKQLQLEQLQMDGGPSGYSKNY
- the LOC120895167 gene encoding uncharacterized protein LOC120895167 isoform X3, which encodes MSYTEYSKELEAFIAKQRQLLELDKERIQRIKQEDPHTQHTPSRAEELQKDDHSLEEIASDNCPANDKLSKEKVNSQLSKKTATVPEVEAGPSGKAPPKRNVPSTSSIDSWTNMDHRARNVVAAPTTPTDAAPSPPPATVLSAARAKQMSPQQDEMEQWVSDTFFSYFPSFNKKQKEKKTVLSRTRQQEYQEYLKNVNFIANAIPEVTTKHQQYMQKYGTGKSPGGTEATNEKGTGNAPTSPPAGAGTGPGGGATGQPQVRFGKSLVAEGNSNYRKDTIDRRNRMLADEESRRKLEYQKELIKQIEEKRKEVERLREKEKLEEEMLTSRLEQQLKTMQLEEQLEHERLRSEKIRIANEQNHIRRLQLLANLENDHKVFNPYDGQRKAFSENGGKAAAAAASSETKPTVPQPNGGAFSSGDERTKAAYQRYISNSATQQQEKQQPTTHLHPFVSVAPAVSTNALALSTEQEDYESSSETTADTSVMVGGGGGAVEDHRFQYCKSCRADGDRSRLPLQPALGKHSKRRQHCAKCKRPEAYNGGKRGEDANSRCIRCERTMKRAMNGTKGASLCAVCTLSTEADQQNKNFLYHPKKQQYHHTERRHHRAPLETDDDDVQVHRAVANTTTTATVSPSQKNPFKVIDIQYHESDNEHGDLDVLNPVIVRNNYRKPPFSLNIDKDSLFHPSKKPPEPVFTVNIRNGEVFVDNKLRSGGAGRPSRYAPPDSPPLSDGDGETSSATVGDDLMDDRIAKYVRHYNTLWMKRGNGRKGNSNGQQHNDYHHHHHSSHHHQHHHNHREQEQHSNDRAKGNKTGPLLPSLSPPKVYVSDRPDNLKSDALKLMEKKWEVPAVERTKVNEKGSTRVLTQLGAIRKQLQLEQLQMDGGPSGYSKNY